A DNA window from Ipomoea triloba cultivar NCNSP0323 chromosome 10, ASM357664v1 contains the following coding sequences:
- the LOC116032056 gene encoding phosphopantothenoylcysteine decarboxylase subunit VHS3-like: MEVETRFSKSIALDEMVCSAVLEAALTAHRSLVSLLLLNKFMCSFHDLVGVEKRFPLGGLNSATVAEAENQDMDESDDDEDEDDDDDDNESDDDDDDGDSEDDDDDDDDGDSDDAVSDGGSSDDDDDDDDDNDDDEEEDGNDDEDDDDDDEEEKKNQPPPKKEK; the protein is encoded by the exons ATGGAGGTTGAAACACGTTTCTCCAAATCCATTGCATTGGATGAGATGGTTTGCTCTGCAGTGCTTGAAGCAGCTCTTACAGCTCACAGGTCGCTTGTTTCGCTTCTCCTCCTG aataaatttATGTGCTCGTTCCATGACCTTGTTGGAGTAGAGAAGAG ATTTCCATTGGGTGGTCTGAACAGCGCTACAGTGGCAGAGGCTGAAAACCAAGATATGGATGaaagtgatgatgatgaggatgaagatgatgatgacgacgataatgaaagtgatgatgatgatgatgatggggattcagaagatgatgatgacgacgatGATGATGGAGATTCAGATGATGCGGTTAGTGATGGAGGAAGCAGTGACGATGACGATGACGATGACGATGACAATGACgatgatgaggaggaggatggTAATGATGACGAAGATGATGACGACGATGAtgaagaggaaaagaaaaaccAACCCCctccaaaaaaggaaaaatga
- the LOC116031963 gene encoding uncharacterized protein LOC116031963, with translation MELKGSSSDYSAKVTSETKIPRKNNVLVSAEVVRELSERLRILEEDGQVLKEVVEERRKLITAICRRFQAVHNSLHLKFQEREGQHPMVERADLSQILSQLSSPSIVTRGLRIESCIPSLLND, from the exons ATGGAGTTGAAGGGTTCAAGTTCTGATTATAGTGCTAAGGTTACTTCTGAAACAAAGATTCCTAGGAAGAATAATGTGTTGGTGAGTGCAGAAGTTGTTAGAGAGCTTTCGGAGAGATTGAGGATTCTTGAAGAAGATGGACAAGTCCTCAAGGAAGttgttgaagaaagaagaaagctaATCACTGCAATATGCAGACGGTTTCAAGCTGTGCACAATTCTTTGCACCTCAAATTTCAAGAAAGGGAAGGCCAACATCCAATG GTTGAAAGAGCTGATCTTTCGCAAATTCTAAGCCAACTCTCAAGCCCATCAATTGTCACAAGAGGTTTAAGAATTGAAAGTTGTATCCCGTCTTTactaaatgattaa